The Flavobacterium piscisymbiosum genome includes a region encoding these proteins:
- a CDS encoding 6-phosphogluconate dehydrogenase — translation MKRILIIIAAICVLAFTAYFAFIYYVPYSEGYRSGELIRMSHKGVVMKTWEGELSQGVSGSQIFSFSVLDSDKEVIDQLNNLQGQYVKLTYVERYRTFSWWGDSHFFITAIQKENSPFKYK, via the coding sequence ATGAAAAGAATTCTAATCATTATCGCAGCAATTTGTGTATTGGCTTTTACAGCTTATTTTGCCTTTATTTATTATGTTCCTTACAGCGAAGGATACCGTTCAGGCGAGTTGATCAGGATGAGCCATAAAGGAGTAGTAATGAAAACCTGGGAAGGCGAATTAAGTCAGGGCGTTTCAGGATCGCAAATTTTTAGTTTTTCGGTTTTAGACAGTGATAAAGAAGTAATAGATCAATTGAATAATCTACAAGGACAATATGTAAAATTGACTTACGTAGAACGCTATAGAACGTTTAGCTGGTGGGGAGATTCCCATTTTTTTATCACCGCTATTCAAAAAGAAAACTCCCCATTTAAATATAAATAA
- a CDS encoding RNA polymerase sigma factor, with amino-acid sequence MKDDLEKYILLCIKNDREGQLKIYQLFSPVLYGICLKYMKNEDDAKDVFQEAFVIVFQKISQYKFEGSFEGWLKRIFINKLIETLNKKKKESFFLDVFDPDTDFVEEEELDIAPIEQEKLLEYIRDLPDQYRTVFNLYVFEKMKHREIAELLKISEGTSKSNLNRAKHILQKRILSIKNFKIA; translated from the coding sequence TTGAAAGACGATTTAGAAAAATACATTCTACTGTGCATAAAAAATGACAGAGAGGGACAACTGAAAATTTATCAGTTGTTCTCTCCTGTTTTATATGGTATTTGCCTAAAGTATATGAAAAACGAAGATGATGCAAAAGATGTTTTTCAGGAAGCTTTTGTTATCGTATTTCAAAAAATAAGTCAATATAAATTTGAAGGGAGTTTTGAAGGCTGGCTAAAACGCATCTTCATTAACAAACTAATCGAAACCTTAAATAAAAAGAAAAAAGAAAGTTTCTTTTTGGATGTTTTTGATCCTGATACGGATTTTGTGGAGGAAGAAGAATTAGACATTGCTCCTATTGAACAAGAAAAACTATTAGAATATATCCGGGATTTACCTGATCAATACCGAACGGTTTTTAACTTATATGTTTTTGAAAAAATGAAACATCGGGAAATTGCAGAATTATTAAAAATTTCGGAAGGAACGTCAAAATCAAATTTAAACAGGGCCAAGCACATTTTGCAAAAAAGAATACTGAGCATAAAAAATTTTAAAATAGCATGA
- a CDS encoding acyl-CoA thioesterase has protein sequence MITDFKPVSSSKISISELMLPSHTNFSGKIHGGYILQLLDQIAFASASKFSGNYCVTASVDTVNFLKPIEVGELVTMKASVNYVGRSSMVVGIRVEAENIQTGAIKHCNSSYFTMVAKDKDGKSVPVPGLILSNLDEVRRFRKAIKHIELRKEVEEHEKVTNVSSIEDLAGLAKYNVLLEIS, from the coding sequence ATGATAACAGACTTTAAGCCGGTATCCTCATCAAAAATTAGTATTTCAGAATTAATGCTGCCATCGCACACGAACTTTAGCGGTAAAATCCATGGAGGTTATATTCTGCAATTGCTCGATCAGATTGCTTTTGCTTCTGCCTCAAAATTTTCAGGAAATTATTGCGTAACGGCTTCTGTGGATACAGTGAATTTTTTAAAACCAATTGAGGTTGGCGAATTAGTAACAATGAAAGCTTCTGTAAATTATGTAGGTCGAAGTTCAATGGTTGTAGGTATTCGTGTTGAAGCCGAAAATATTCAGACAGGCGCAATTAAACATTGTAACTCCTCTTATTTTACAATGGTTGCTAAAGATAAAGATGGTAAAAGTGTTCCGGTACCAGGATTAATCTTGTCGAATCTTGACGAAGTGCGTCGTTTTAGAAAGGCAATTAAACATATTGAACTTCGAAAAGAAGTAGAAGAACATGAAAAAGTAACCAATGTAAGTTCTATCGAAGATCTCGCAGGTTTAGCAAAATACAATGTATTATTAGAAATTAGCTAG
- a CDS encoding protease complex subunit PrcB family protein, with amino-acid sequence MKKLMLSLFIAFGFSACSLNNDDIKADCGPTEESAFIGTPLLCAYNVKTYPTVPTYILVNTDEKLQSFFTKRDNASTCPNAGDLTVDFTKNYLVGLFSGLKTTTGYGIKITSMVENKCEILITYYEKAPQPGEPISSTVNYPSDFILIPKTSKPILFSKTNENPDNIVIGSYFNQCTGGTDCRKFYQLNDYNILKFQNVAANGFDFNQYKYTTTNKKGDYTLFLKSVPAEILSLKGQTKTYGAPDAADQGGTYFELRQAGIVTKIFIDNTDTADQSAEIKTFKKAIQDKIAAQK; translated from the coding sequence ATGAAAAAATTAATGTTAAGCTTGTTTATAGCTTTTGGATTCAGTGCTTGCTCTCTTAATAATGACGATATAAAAGCAGATTGCGGGCCAACAGAAGAATCAGCATTTATAGGAACTCCTCTTTTATGTGCGTACAATGTAAAAACTTACCCAACTGTTCCCACATATATATTAGTAAATACAGATGAGAAATTACAAAGTTTCTTTACTAAGCGTGATAACGCAAGCACTTGTCCAAATGCAGGTGATCTAACTGTAGATTTTACTAAAAACTATTTGGTTGGTCTTTTCTCTGGTCTTAAAACTACAACTGGTTATGGTATAAAAATAACGAGTATGGTAGAAAACAAATGCGAAATTCTGATTACTTATTATGAAAAAGCACCTCAACCTGGAGAGCCTATTTCTTCGACAGTAAACTATCCTAGCGATTTTATCTTAATTCCAAAAACTTCAAAACCAATTCTTTTTAGTAAAACGAATGAGAACCCTGATAACATTGTAATAGGAAGTTATTTTAATCAATGTACAGGTGGAACTGATTGCAGAAAATTTTATCAATTGAATGATTATAATATCCTGAAATTCCAAAATGTTGCTGCTAATGGTTTTGATTTCAATCAATACAAATACACAACAACAAACAAAAAAGGTGATTATACATTGTTCTTAAAAAGTGTACCTGCAGAAATTTTAAGTTTAAAAGGACAAACGAAAACTTATGGTGCGCCAGATGCAGCTGATCAGGGTGGCACTTATTTCGAGCTTCGTCAGGCAGGAATTGTAACTAAGATTTTTATTGACAATACTGACACTGCAGATCAGAGTGCAGAAATAAAAACTTTCAAAAAAGCGATACAGGATAAAATTGCGGCTCAAAAATAA
- a CDS encoding TetR family transcriptional regulator C-terminal domain-containing protein has protein sequence MEAKKKTISKEDIVSIYMEEVLEKGQKPKSVYHFAKENNFTEAEFYAFFGTLEGLEKEIFRLFFANTVDLLHKNTDYLEYDMKNKMLSFYFTFFEILTANRSYVLQSLKFDRNPLKNLVQLTTLRNSFKEYVSGILTNDYRLEQEKLRKFQEKGIQESAWLQLMLTIKFWVDDDSAAFEKTDIFIEKSVNASFELMNVAPLNHLIDLGKFLFKEKIYSKQ, from the coding sequence ATGGAAGCTAAAAAGAAGACAATCAGTAAAGAAGACATCGTTTCAATATATATGGAAGAAGTTCTGGAAAAAGGACAAAAGCCAAAATCGGTTTATCATTTCGCAAAAGAAAATAATTTTACTGAAGCCGAATTTTATGCGTTTTTTGGAACACTAGAAGGTTTAGAAAAAGAAATTTTCAGATTATTTTTTGCCAACACAGTCGATTTGCTGCATAAAAACACTGATTATCTGGAATATGATATGAAAAACAAAATGTTGAGTTTTTATTTCACCTTTTTCGAAATCCTGACAGCCAACAGAAGTTATGTTTTACAATCCTTAAAATTCGACCGAAATCCGTTAAAAAACCTCGTACAACTTACTACGCTTCGCAATAGTTTTAAAGAATATGTTTCAGGAATCCTAACCAACGATTACAGATTAGAGCAGGAAAAGCTGCGAAAGTTTCAGGAAAAAGGAATTCAGGAATCGGCCTGGTTGCAATTAATGCTTACCATAAAATTTTGGGTTGACGATGATTCGGCAGCTTTTGAAAAAACAGATATTTTTATCGAAAAATCAGTAAATGCTTCATTTGAATTAATGAATGTTGCGCCTCTAAATCACTTGATAGATTTAGGTAAATTTCTTTTTAAAGAAAAAATCTACAGCAAACAATGA
- a CDS encoding MepB family protein, producing the protein MTIKNNWKDLKSIPKDLIIAKELVYDCCDFEITLPQPENESADYDAYRFYLNQKNICYRTAKITPTKTGQFVTLWKRNNSGIIEPFDASDPIDFVIVSVRKDDLYGQFIFPKSILLVKGIFSTATKEGKRATRVYPPWDETTSKQAQKTQQWQLDFFYTISPDIDLNKFRGLF; encoded by the coding sequence ATGACAATCAAAAACAATTGGAAGGATCTAAAATCTATACCTAAAGATCTTATTATTGCCAAAGAACTGGTTTATGATTGTTGCGATTTTGAAATTACATTACCTCAACCTGAAAATGAGAGCGCTGATTATGACGCCTATCGTTTTTATTTAAACCAAAAGAACATTTGTTATCGAACGGCAAAAATTACCCCAACAAAAACAGGGCAATTTGTAACGTTGTGGAAACGGAATAATAGCGGAATTATCGAACCTTTTGATGCTTCAGACCCAATAGATTTTGTGATTGTAAGCGTTCGAAAGGATGATTTATATGGACAATTTATTTTTCCGAAAAGTATTTTATTGGTAAAAGGAATCTTTTCGACAGCAACTAAAGAAGGCAAAAGAGCTACAAGGGTTTATCCGCCTTGGGATGAAACCACAAGCAAACAGGCACAAAAAACGCAACAATGGCAGTTGGATTTTTTTTATACAATTTCTCCTGACATCGACTTGAATAAATTCAGAGGATTATTCTAA
- a CDS encoding VOC family protein produces MVKFGYTILYVEDVQKSIEFYENAFGFSRKFVTPENDYGELITGETTISFASKKLAAQNLKDGFIESNLEDKPFAIELGFITDNVGELVQKATSFGAILVKEPTQKPWGQIVAYVRDVDGFLIEICTEVQG; encoded by the coding sequence ATGGTAAAGTTTGGATACACAATATTATATGTAGAAGATGTACAAAAGTCAATTGAGTTTTATGAAAACGCATTTGGTTTTTCAAGAAAATTTGTAACACCAGAAAATGATTACGGAGAATTAATTACTGGTGAAACAACGATTTCATTTGCATCAAAAAAATTAGCCGCTCAAAATTTAAAAGATGGTTTTATCGAAAGTAATCTTGAAGATAAACCTTTTGCAATTGAGTTGGGTTTTATCACAGATAATGTTGGCGAATTGGTACAAAAAGCAACTTCTTTTGGCGCCATTTTAGTAAAAGAACCAACGCAAAAACCGTGGGGCCAAATTGTAGCGTATGTAAGAGATGTCGATGGTTTTTTAATTGAGATTTGTACAGAAGTGCAGGGGTAG
- a CDS encoding T9SS-dependent choice-of-anchor J family protein, with amino-acid sequence MKKIYSVRHLMALLIFCCCCSGNLFAQIIMPDPIVKLPYKQDFSTWPIDGTSFLPGFQGWVAGGNTSGQTSYVTDATLTANGTIIAGKDAANTAGSFYNYDGKIGFLNTSGLNLTLGFAFSTIGKTAIPVQYDAITIRNPYDIPPKTTNSRINEMVLQYRIGDNTAFVTLDATAYRNNTENQLSGVKDQKLETKKIILPVECENKPLVQIRWISRQESGGGSRPSFAIDNIIVGRDDTAPINETGYPKAAAILGQGFDFVNKIDEIGKTYYVLLPGGSTAPTIAQVKAGQDSNGIAALQSGFLDITNASLEYVKSFTGLSLNTAYSVFSVSEDPFNNIQEKLTKTDVTTASVLVPSLATTVASLDLGLVEQDYNSDNLSYQIQGENISTDVTVSATGNFTVSKDGNNFATSILYAATDFASNATPTVYVRFTPTAAESFSGQITHEITGGATKIVTLTGIGTNPYVEGFNSSNVLTNGTWTQYDVAGPLNKWSTTTVARNVNSGTGAVLMNGYSDTGASKDWLISPRLRLDNAAKFDKMALLSFYSRKFYAGSDLKLMVSTNYDGKSNPETATWTELDGKFPTTTGSYFQSQYIKLDAYKTNNTYLAWVYVTTAGGTNNAAEWSIDDFAITNEIGYVDSNPNLNFGIVNQGNTSASQSFTLKAENYGDITVTAPADYQLSLDNVSFQSSVFVTSADALATKTIYARFVPSVKTFAISGALTVAGTSLNKKIGFLTGSSLPQEDTFDVVTYNLEFFGAPTAAYGPADKTIQLENVAKVMNKLNADVYVVQEVSSDAQIDALIQKININGKTFDKTISTSWSYSWDSTADPSFPPQKLVVLYNTQTATIKATKVMFKDLYDEVRAGTKSLANYPGGNGSSFFSSGRLPYMVQIETNIGGTKKLLNLVDLHARANSGTDISKYNQRKYDSQVLKDSLDQYYANSNLIILGDYNDDVKASVITPNPSSYKMFVDDTANYTALTLEISKAGAYSFLSSGGFLDHITISNELNDQYIQNSIAVYDPRTDIANYTTTTSDHGPVIARFQLTGNLSTIDYELKNGYLVKAYPNPATDVVNVEVKTNDNRKLKLKFYDISGHLIGNSVEINATQDLSTTAIPVSYLQSGIYFYTLTENNKVVYKGKVIKK; translated from the coding sequence ATGAAAAAAATCTACTCTGTACGCCACCTCATGGCACTTTTAATTTTTTGTTGTTGCTGTTCAGGAAATCTTTTTGCGCAGATTATAATGCCTGATCCAATTGTAAAATTGCCTTATAAACAAGATTTTAGTACCTGGCCAATAGATGGTACAAGCTTTTTGCCTGGTTTTCAGGGATGGGTTGCGGGTGGTAATACTTCAGGTCAAACCTCATATGTTACTGATGCTACTCTAACAGCTAACGGAACCATAATAGCTGGTAAAGATGCTGCGAATACTGCTGGTAGTTTTTATAACTATGATGGTAAAATTGGTTTTCTAAATACAAGCGGCCTCAATCTTACACTTGGTTTTGCTTTTTCAACTATTGGTAAAACTGCCATACCGGTTCAGTATGATGCAATAACGATTAGAAATCCTTATGATATTCCTCCAAAAACGACTAATAGCAGGATTAATGAAATGGTTTTGCAATATAGAATTGGAGATAATACTGCTTTTGTTACGCTAGATGCAACAGCTTATAGAAATAATACCGAAAATCAGTTAAGTGGTGTAAAAGATCAAAAACTGGAAACAAAAAAAATTATATTACCGGTTGAGTGCGAAAATAAACCATTAGTTCAAATAAGATGGATTTCAAGACAGGAATCAGGAGGAGGTTCACGTCCTTCTTTTGCAATTGATAATATAATAGTTGGAAGAGATGATACTGCCCCTATTAATGAAACTGGCTACCCAAAAGCAGCTGCTATTTTGGGACAAGGATTTGATTTTGTAAATAAAATCGACGAGATAGGTAAGACTTATTATGTTTTACTACCAGGCGGAAGTACAGCTCCAACAATTGCACAAGTAAAAGCAGGTCAGGATTCAAACGGAATTGCAGCATTACAATCTGGATTTCTTGACATTACAAATGCTTCTCTGGAATATGTAAAAAGCTTTACAGGATTAAGTTTAAATACTGCCTATTCTGTTTTTTCTGTTTCTGAAGATCCCTTCAATAATATTCAGGAAAAATTAACTAAAACAGATGTGACTACTGCAAGTGTATTAGTACCATCTCTGGCAACAACAGTTGCTTCTCTTGACCTTGGATTAGTAGAACAAGATTATAATTCGGATAATTTAAGTTACCAGATTCAGGGAGAAAATATTTCAACAGACGTTACGGTAAGTGCTACAGGAAATTTTACAGTTTCGAAAGACGGAAACAATTTTGCCACATCGATACTATATGCTGCAACAGATTTTGCTTCTAATGCCACGCCAACTGTCTATGTTCGATTTACTCCAACTGCGGCTGAAAGTTTTTCAGGACAAATTACACATGAAATTACCGGAGGTGCAACAAAAATAGTTACGCTTACAGGAATAGGAACTAATCCGTATGTGGAAGGTTTTAACAGTTCAAATGTCCTTACTAATGGTACCTGGACGCAATATGATGTAGCAGGACCATTAAATAAATGGAGTACAACAACAGTGGCAAGAAACGTAAACTCAGGAACAGGTGCAGTGTTAATGAACGGATATTCTGATACAGGAGCCAGCAAAGACTGGTTGATTTCGCCAAGATTACGTTTAGACAATGCAGCCAAATTTGATAAAATGGCTTTGCTTTCGTTTTATTCCCGCAAGTTCTACGCAGGAAGCGATTTAAAATTGATGGTTTCTACTAATTACGATGGGAAAAGCAATCCTGAAACAGCTACCTGGACAGAATTAGATGGTAAATTTCCAACAACAACAGGATCGTATTTTCAATCTCAATACATCAAATTAGATGCTTATAAAACCAACAACACTTATTTGGCGTGGGTTTATGTAACAACAGCCGGAGGAACAAATAATGCAGCAGAATGGTCTATAGATGATTTTGCCATTACCAATGAAATAGGTTATGTTGATTCGAATCCTAATTTAAATTTTGGAATAGTAAATCAGGGAAATACTTCTGCGAGTCAGTCATTTACACTTAAGGCTGAAAATTATGGCGATATCACAGTAACAGCGCCGGCAGATTATCAATTGTCGCTGGATAATGTTTCGTTTCAATCTAGCGTTTTTGTTACTTCGGCAGATGCGTTAGCAACCAAAACAATTTATGCAAGATTTGTACCTTCTGTAAAAACATTTGCAATTTCGGGAGCATTAACGGTAGCAGGAACTTCTTTAAACAAGAAAATTGGGTTTTTGACAGGATCTTCATTACCACAAGAAGATACTTTTGATGTGGTTACTTATAATTTAGAATTTTTCGGAGCCCCAACGGCGGCTTATGGGCCCGCAGACAAAACGATACAACTTGAAAACGTGGCGAAAGTCATGAATAAATTAAATGCTGATGTATATGTGGTTCAGGAAGTTTCCAGTGATGCTCAAATTGATGCTTTAATTCAAAAAATAAATATAAATGGTAAGACCTTCGATAAAACAATTTCGACATCCTGGTCCTATTCATGGGATTCAACTGCAGATCCTAGTTTTCCTCCGCAAAAATTAGTAGTTCTTTATAATACACAAACTGCTACTATCAAAGCTACAAAAGTAATGTTCAAAGATTTGTATGATGAAGTTCGTGCAGGTACAAAAAGTTTAGCAAATTATCCGGGAGGTAATGGTTCAAGTTTCTTTTCATCCGGACGTTTACCTTATATGGTACAAATAGAAACAAATATTGGCGGAACAAAAAAACTGCTTAATTTAGTCGATCTTCATGCACGTGCCAACAGCGGAACTGATATTAGTAAATACAACCAGCGTAAATATGATTCTCAGGTCTTAAAAGATAGTTTAGATCAATATTATGCAAATTCTAATTTAATTATTTTAGGAGATTATAATGATGATGTCAAAGCATCAGTTATTACTCCAAATCCTTCGTCGTATAAGATGTTTGTAGATGATACCGCAAATTATACCGCACTTACTTTAGAAATTAGTAAGGCAGGTGCTTATAGTTTCCTGAGTTCGGGAGGGTTTTTAGACCATATCACGATTTCTAATGAATTGAATGATCAGTATATTCAAAATTCAATTGCAGTTTATGATCCACGTACGGATATTGCAAATTATACCACAACAACATCAGATCATGGACCAGTAATAGCACGTTTTCAATTAACAGGAAACTTGTCTACAATTGATTATGAACTGAAAAACGGATATCTGGTAAAAGCATACCCAAATCCTGCGACAGATGTTGTAAATGTTGAAGTGAAAACCAATGATAACAGAAAACTAAAATTAAAATTTTATGATATTTCAGGTCATTTAATCGGAAATTCTGTAGAAATAAATGCAACACAAGATTTGAGTACAACCGCTATTCCGGTAAGTTATTTACAATCCGGAATTTATTTTTATACCTTAACAGAGAACAATAAAGTTGTTTACAAAGGTAAGGTTATAAAAAAATAA
- a CDS encoding TIGR01777 family oxidoreductase — translation MAKNILLTGGTGFIGKHLTDLLIDNGFEVSILSRSDRKNTSSITYYKWDLTRNYIDEEAIVKADYIIHLSGEGIVEKRWTKKRKKDILESRTQPIDLIFSVLEKKNKKLDAFVSASAIGIYGAYTNDNICTEDTPPANDFLGITCQEWEKAVDKINSLGIRTVKVRTGIVLGKGEGFLKKIAPSFKAGFGAILGTGKQYVPWIHIEDLCNIYLKAIADEQMHGAYNSCVTDNTTNESLSKTLANLFGYKIWLPKAPAFVLKIVLGEMSVAVLEGQRVSSEKIQKMGFDFQFTDLETALASCLN, via the coding sequence ATGGCAAAAAATATTTTACTTACCGGAGGAACTGGATTTATAGGCAAACACTTAACCGATTTACTTATTGATAATGGTTTCGAAGTCTCTATTTTAAGCCGTTCTGATAGAAAAAATACTTCATCGATCACCTATTATAAATGGGATTTGACCCGCAATTATATTGATGAAGAAGCAATAGTAAAAGCAGATTACATTATTCATTTGTCAGGAGAAGGAATTGTTGAAAAACGATGGACTAAAAAACGTAAAAAAGACATACTCGAAAGCCGCACACAGCCTATCGATCTTATTTTTTCTGTTTTAGAAAAAAAGAATAAAAAGCTGGATGCATTTGTCTCAGCATCGGCAATTGGAATATATGGCGCTTATACTAACGATAATATATGTACCGAAGATACTCCGCCGGCAAATGACTTTTTAGGCATTACTTGCCAGGAATGGGAAAAAGCGGTCGATAAAATAAATTCGTTAGGAATTCGAACCGTAAAAGTAAGAACCGGAATTGTATTGGGCAAAGGCGAAGGTTTCCTAAAAAAAATAGCTCCGAGTTTTAAAGCTGGTTTTGGTGCCATTTTAGGTACAGGAAAACAATATGTTCCGTGGATTCATATCGAGGATTTATGCAATATTTATTTGAAAGCAATTGCAGACGAGCAAATGCATGGTGCTTATAATTCCTGCGTTACAGACAATACCACAAACGAGAGTTTATCTAAAACACTGGCCAATTTATTTGGATACAAAATCTGGCTCCCAAAAGCACCTGCTTTTGTCCTGAAAATAGTTTTAGGCGAAATGAGTGTGGCTGTTTTAGAAGGCCAAAGAGTTTCATCTGAAAAAATACAAAAAATGGGATTTGATTTTCAATTTACTGATTTAGAAACTGCACTTGCAAGCTGTCTCAATTAA
- the rmuC gene encoding DNA recombination protein RmuC, with translation MVDFLPYLVAFVVALFLGIFMGKLLFSARFQSEKISLEERLSAAINQLQLQKEQFERERNNFEKQIHLVAAEKENIRTEKDSLAIQLSKKEVDFENLWERHKEQKNEITELQEKFTKEFENLANKILEEKSAKFTEQNSENMKNILLPLQDKIQGFEQKVEQTHKESIDYHAALRQQIVGLSEMNAQMSKETLNLTKALKGDSKMQGNWGELVLERVLEKSGLEKGREYEVQQSFTNNEGNRVFPDVVINLPDGKKMIVDSKVSLVAYERWINEESEILKIDFLKEHVNSIRRHVEQLGNKNYHDLYQIESPDFVLLFIPIEPAFAIALNEDSALYNKAFDRNIVIVTPSTLLATLRTIDSMWANQKQQENAFEIARQAGALYDKFEGFVGDLVRIGNKIKDTKTEYENAMNKLVDGKGNLISSVERLKKMGAKAKKSLPENIVARAANTDENQSLN, from the coding sequence ATGGTCGATTTTCTTCCCTATTTGGTCGCTTTTGTTGTCGCTTTGTTTTTAGGCATATTTATGGGTAAGTTGTTGTTTTCGGCTCGATTTCAATCAGAGAAAATCAGTCTCGAAGAGCGATTAAGTGCTGCTATAAATCAATTGCAATTGCAAAAAGAACAATTTGAAAGAGAAAGAAATAATTTCGAAAAACAGATTCACTTAGTTGCTGCCGAAAAGGAAAACATTCGAACAGAAAAAGACAGTTTAGCGATTCAGCTTTCTAAGAAAGAAGTAGATTTCGAAAATTTGTGGGAACGCCATAAAGAACAAAAAAACGAGATAACGGAGTTACAGGAAAAATTTACCAAAGAATTTGAAAATCTGGCTAATAAAATCCTCGAAGAAAAATCGGCAAAATTTACCGAACAAAATAGCGAAAACATGAAAAATATCCTGTTGCCTTTGCAGGATAAAATTCAGGGTTTCGAGCAAAAAGTAGAACAGACCCACAAAGAAAGTATCGATTATCATGCAGCACTTCGTCAGCAGATTGTCGGTTTAAGTGAGATGAACGCTCAAATGAGCAAAGAAACCTTAAACCTGACTAAAGCTCTTAAAGGAGATAGTAAAATGCAGGGAAATTGGGGCGAACTGGTTCTGGAACGTGTTTTAGAAAAATCAGGTTTAGAAAAAGGACGTGAATACGAAGTACAGCAGAGTTTTACCAATAACGAAGGAAATCGTGTTTTTCCTGATGTTGTGATCAATCTGCCAGATGGTAAAAAAATGATTGTAGATTCTAAAGTTTCTTTGGTAGCCTATGAAAGATGGATCAACGAAGAGTCTGAAATACTGAAGATTGATTTTCTAAAAGAACACGTAAATTCTATAAGAAGACACGTAGAACAACTCGGCAATAAAAATTACCATGATTTGTACCAAATAGAAAGTCCGGATTTTGTTTTGCTTTTTATCCCAATAGAACCAGCTTTTGCCATTGCATTAAACGAAGATTCGGCACTTTATAACAAAGCATTCGATCGTAATATTGTAATTGTAACCCCAAGTACTTTACTGGCTACTTTAAGAACCATAGACAGTATGTGGGCGAACCAGAAGCAACAGGAAAATGCTTTTGAAATTGCCAGACAAGCCGGAGCATTATATGATAAATTCGAAGGTTTTGTTGGTGATTTAGTGAGAATTGGAAACAAAATTAAAGATACTAAAACCGAATACGAAAATGCGATGAATAAACTTGTCGACGGTAAAGGAAACTTAATTTCGAGTGTAGAAAGACTTAAAAAAATGGGAGCGAAGGCCAAGAAATCGCTTCCGGAAAATATAGTTGCCAGAGCTGCAAACACAGACGAAAATCAATCTTTAAACTAA
- a CDS encoding YceI family protein, translating into MKKTTFFILLFTAYSVIAQDKFFTNTGTINFEASVPFFEEVKAVNRQVAIVLEPKTSTFICTVIVRDFRFKLDMMQEHFNENYMQSRRYPKAVFKGKIEKFDLKDINETEKEYQIKGKLVLRGKSKDIMVSALIKKVGDGIQIISDFPISVSDFNIQIPNEIAAKISKTANTELIGVVKTNDSMYLTLK; encoded by the coding sequence ATGAAAAAAACTACTTTTTTTATTTTGCTATTTACAGCCTATTCTGTTATCGCACAGGATAAATTTTTCACCAACACGGGAACTATAAATTTTGAAGCTTCTGTACCTTTCTTCGAAGAAGTAAAAGCTGTAAACAGACAGGTTGCCATTGTTCTGGAGCCTAAAACAAGTACATTTATTTGTACTGTGATTGTTAGAGATTTTCGTTTTAAGTTAGATATGATGCAGGAGCATTTTAACGAAAATTATATGCAAAGCCGTCGTTACCCTAAAGCTGTTTTTAAAGGAAAAATCGAAAAATTTGATTTAAAAGATATCAATGAAACGGAGAAAGAATATCAAATAAAAGGAAAATTGGTTTTGCGCGGAAAATCGAAAGATATTATGGTAAGCGCTTTAATTAAAAAAGTAGGCGACGGAATTCAGATTATTTCTGATTTCCCAATTTCAGTTTCTGATTTTAATATCCAGATTCCGAATGAAATTGCTGCTAAAATTTCGAAAACGGCCAATACCGAATTAATTGGAGTGGTTAAAACCAATGATTCGATGTATCTTACTTTAAAATAA